A section of the Streptomyces sp. NBC_00178 genome encodes:
- a CDS encoding cation:dicarboxylate symporter family transporter, whose amino-acid sequence MAEKAARRDRTHYLYLAVIAAVVLGITVGLVAPDFAVELKPIGTGFVALIKMMISPIIFCTIVLGVGSVRKAAKVGAVGGLALGYFLVMSTVALAIGLVVGNILEPGSTLHLTDAARAAGEKQASGASESTVDFLLGIIPTTMVSAFTEGEVLQTLLIALLAGFALQAMGTAGEPVLRGIGHIQRLVFRILAMIMWAAPVGAFGAMAAVVGETGVDALKSLAIIMVGFYVTCALFVFVILGAILRLVAGINILSLLKYLGREFLLILSTSSSESALPRLIAKMEHMGVSKPVVGITVPTGYSFNLDGTAIYLTMASLFIANATGDPLSIGEQISLLVFMVIASKGAAGVTGAGLATLAGGLQSHRPELVDGVGLIVGIDRFMSEARALTNFAGNAVATVLVGTWTKEIDRERVDRVLSGALPFDEQTMTDDAHSGEPHVPDARGGDEEKPSLVKA is encoded by the coding sequence GTGGCAGAGAAAGCCGCACGACGGGACCGTACGCACTATCTGTACCTGGCCGTGATCGCCGCCGTGGTGCTGGGCATCACCGTGGGCCTGGTGGCGCCGGACTTCGCCGTGGAACTCAAGCCCATCGGCACCGGCTTCGTCGCTCTCATCAAGATGATGATCTCGCCCATCATCTTCTGCACGATCGTGCTGGGGGTCGGCTCCGTACGGAAGGCCGCCAAGGTCGGCGCGGTCGGCGGGCTCGCCCTCGGCTACTTCCTCGTGATGTCGACGGTCGCCCTGGCCATCGGCCTCGTCGTGGGCAACATCCTGGAGCCCGGCTCCACCCTGCACCTCACCGACGCGGCACGGGCCGCGGGCGAGAAGCAGGCGTCCGGGGCCAGCGAGTCCACCGTGGACTTCCTGCTCGGCATCATCCCGACCACCATGGTCTCGGCCTTCACCGAGGGCGAGGTCCTGCAGACGCTGCTCATCGCCCTGCTCGCGGGCTTCGCGCTGCAAGCCATGGGGACGGCCGGCGAGCCGGTCCTGCGCGGCATCGGCCACATCCAGCGCCTGGTCTTCCGCATCCTCGCGATGATCATGTGGGCGGCGCCGGTCGGAGCGTTCGGCGCCATGGCCGCGGTCGTCGGCGAGACCGGCGTGGACGCGTTGAAGTCCCTCGCCATCATCATGGTCGGCTTCTACGTCACCTGCGCCCTGTTCGTGTTCGTGATCCTGGGCGCGATCCTGCGCCTGGTGGCCGGGATCAACATCCTGTCGCTGCTGAAGTACCTCGGCCGCGAGTTCCTGCTGATCCTGTCCACCTCGTCGTCCGAGTCGGCCCTGCCGCGGCTCATCGCGAAGATGGAGCACATGGGTGTCAGCAAGCCCGTCGTCGGCATCACCGTGCCGACCGGCTACAGCTTCAACCTCGACGGCACCGCCATCTACCTCACGATGGCCTCGCTCTTCATCGCCAACGCCACGGGTGACCCGCTGAGCATCGGCGAGCAGATCTCGCTCCTCGTCTTCATGGTGATCGCCTCCAAGGGTGCCGCGGGCGTCACCGGCGCCGGCCTCGCCACCCTCGCGGGCGGCCTGCAGTCGCACCGCCCCGAACTGGTCGACGGGGTCGGCCTGATCGTCGGCATCGACCGCTTCATGAGCGAGGCCCGTGCCCTGACGAACTTCGCGGGCAACGCGGTGGCCACGGTGCTGGTGGGCACCTGGACCAAGGAGATCGACCGGGAGCGGGTGGACCGGGTCCTCTCCGGCGCCCTCCCGTTCGACGAGCAGACGATGACGGACGACGCCCACAGCGGCGAGCCGCACGTCCCGGACGCCAGGGGCGGGGACGAGGAGAAGCCCTCGCTCGTCAAGGCATAG
- a CDS encoding glycoside hydrolase family 16 protein produces the protein MRTSRTVPHRRTSLLALITALALTLAGVITVAGSGSARGDVPSTPGWDLKWSDDFNGANRSLPSAANWQIDTGHGYPGGPGNWGTGEIQNYTASPDNVSLDGNGNLRITPLRDGAGNWTSGRIETKRADFKAPAGGTLRIEGRVQMPNVTGNAALGYWPAFWALGSPYRGNYWNWPGIGEFDIMENVNGINSVWGVLHCGVNPGGPCNETTGLASNRACPGSSCQSAFHTYRFEWDRAVSPNALRWYVDGQLFHSLTQNQFDAATWSNMTDHAGYFLLLNLAIGGAFPNALGGSTPTAETVPGRPMLVDYVGVWTKGGGGTTDPPTDPPTDPPTGSSTLALRSGGGLGAAQSSASSVTVASAGGGNYDGTPHSPQTFTATGLTRAYDGGSTQFDVFADSGTTVANGQQVRVSYDRTGDGTWDRTETYNYFATDPVSGYEHYTQSKGLKSSTGSHGNLSNGTVKVEVWNAIGNGTSAVGTGNQSVVHIPYG, from the coding sequence TTGCGTACGAGCCGCACCGTCCCCCACAGACGCACATCCCTCCTCGCCCTCATCACCGCCCTGGCACTCACCCTCGCCGGAGTGATCACGGTCGCCGGTTCCGGGTCCGCCCGCGGCGACGTGCCCTCCACTCCCGGCTGGGACCTGAAGTGGAGCGACGACTTCAACGGCGCGAACCGCAGCCTGCCGTCGGCGGCGAACTGGCAGATCGACACGGGCCACGGCTACCCCGGCGGTCCGGGCAACTGGGGCACCGGAGAGATCCAGAACTACACCGCCAGCCCCGACAACGTCAGCCTCGACGGCAACGGCAACCTCCGCATCACGCCGCTGCGCGACGGCGCCGGCAACTGGACCTCGGGCCGGATCGAGACCAAGCGGGCCGACTTCAAAGCGCCGGCCGGCGGCACCCTGCGCATCGAGGGCCGCGTCCAGATGCCGAACGTCACCGGCAACGCCGCCCTGGGCTACTGGCCCGCCTTCTGGGCCCTCGGTTCGCCCTACCGGGGCAACTACTGGAACTGGCCGGGCATCGGCGAGTTCGACATCATGGAGAACGTCAACGGCATCAACTCCGTCTGGGGCGTGCTGCACTGCGGGGTGAACCCGGGCGGCCCCTGCAACGAGACCACCGGCCTCGCCAGCAACCGGGCCTGCCCGGGGTCCAGCTGCCAGTCGGCGTTCCACACCTACCGCTTCGAGTGGGACCGTGCCGTCAGCCCCAACGCACTGCGCTGGTACGTCGACGGCCAGCTCTTCCACAGCCTCACGCAGAACCAGTTCGACGCCGCGACGTGGTCGAACATGACGGACCACGCCGGGTACTTCCTCCTGCTGAACCTCGCGATCGGCGGCGCCTTCCCGAACGCGCTCGGCGGCTCCACCCCGACCGCCGAAACGGTGCCGGGCCGGCCCATGCTGGTCGACTACGTCGGCGTCTGGACCAAGGGCGGCGGCGGGACCACCGACCCGCCCACCGATCCCCCCACCGACCCGCCGACCGGTTCCTCCACCCTCGCCCTGCGCAGCGGCGGCGGCCTCGGCGCGGCCCAGTCCTCCGCCTCGTCCGTGACGGTCGCCTCCGCGGGTGGCGGCAACTACGACGGCACCCCGCACAGCCCGCAGACGTTCACGGCCACCGGCCTCACGCGGGCGTACGACGGCGGCTCGACCCAGTTCGACGTCTTCGCCGACTCGGGCACCACCGTCGCCAACGGACAGCAGGTGCGGGTGAGTTACGACCGCACCGGTGACGGGACCTGGGACCGCACGGAGACGTACAACTACTTCGCCACCGATCCGGTCAGCGGATACGAGCACTACACCCAGTCCAAGGGGCTCAAGTCCTCGACCGGAAGCCACGGCAACCTGTCCAACGGGACGGTGAAGGTCGAGGTCTGGAACGCCATCGGCAACGGCACGAGCGCCGTGGGGACCGGCAACCAGTCGGTCGTCCACATCCCGTACGGCTGA
- a CDS encoding MerR family transcriptional regulator, with translation MRIGELAERAGTTTRTLRYYESRGLLPARRAGNGYRTYDEGDLRLIEQIRTLQDFGFDLEETRPFVDCLRAGHPAGDACPASLAVYRRKLGELDALIDQLKAVRAEVGAQLTRAELEASADLPGGPEPRCELNRDAS, from the coding sequence ATGCGAATCGGGGAACTGGCCGAACGCGCCGGGACGACGACACGGACCCTGCGCTACTACGAGTCACGCGGGCTGCTGCCCGCCCGCCGCGCCGGGAACGGCTACCGCACGTACGACGAGGGCGATCTGCGCCTGATCGAGCAGATCCGGACCCTGCAGGACTTCGGGTTCGACCTGGAGGAGACCCGCCCCTTCGTCGACTGCCTGCGCGCCGGTCACCCGGCGGGCGACGCGTGCCCCGCGTCTCTGGCGGTCTACCGGCGCAAGCTCGGCGAACTGGACGCGCTCATCGACCAGTTGAAGGCCGTTCGTGCGGAGGTGGGTGCCCAGCTCACCCGCGCCGAACTGGAGGCGTCCGCCGACCTGCCGGGCGGCCCCGAACCGCGATGCGAACTGAACCGCGATGCGAGCTGA
- the trxA gene encoding thioredoxin: MIHAEGVAEVTDATFGAEVLEAGLPVLVEFTADWCGPCRQLAPVLGAIAREEADRLKVVQIDVDHNPGTASRYAVLSMPTLMVFQGGEPVKSMVGARPKRRLLQELEDVLPAAV; encoded by the coding sequence ATGATCCACGCAGAGGGTGTCGCCGAGGTCACGGACGCGACGTTCGGCGCCGAGGTGCTGGAGGCGGGCCTGCCGGTCCTGGTCGAGTTCACGGCGGACTGGTGCGGCCCCTGCCGCCAACTGGCCCCGGTGCTCGGTGCGATCGCCCGGGAGGAGGCGGACCGCCTCAAGGTCGTCCAGATCGACGTGGACCACAACCCCGGGACCGCGTCCCGCTACGCGGTGCTGTCGATGCCGACCCTCATGGTGTTCCAGGGCGGTGAGCCGGTGAAGTCGATGGTCGGCGCCCGGCCGAAGCGCCGCCTGCTCCAGGAGCTGGAGGACGTGCTCCCGGCAGCGGTCTGA
- the glgB gene encoding 1,4-alpha-glucan branching enzyme: protein MTARKPSRKSPEPIEAPPAAKPVTTEVTAAAPAEPPAPAAETAAAAPAPAPVKRARAKRTTAAAGATAATATPPRPRRGGGSRNALPATVLDDADRGRLLAGEHHDPHGVLGAHPVTGGVLFRALRPFARSVAVLAGGKRAELQSDGDGFFSGVLPMPAVPDAYRLQVAYDDNTIEVDDPYRFLPAIGELDLHLVGEGRHEELWKALGSAPMEHQGVQGTRFTVWAPNARGVRVTGDFNYWDGTAFPMRSLGSSGIWELFLPGVGEGAAYKYDICRPDGSHTQRADPMARHTEVPPATASVVTASHHEWTDADWMAHRGDRPVHESPFSVYEVHLPSWRPGLTYRQLAAQLPAYVRELGFTHVELMPVSEHPFGGSWGYQVTGFFAPTSRMGTPDDFRFLVDALHAAGIGVLMDWVPAHFPRDDWALAEFDGRPLYEHSDPRRAAHPDWGTLEFDYGRTEVRNFLVANATYWCEEFHIDGLRVDAVASMLYLDYSREDGQWSPNEFGGRENLDAVAFLQEMNATVYRRNPGVVTIAEESTAWEGVTRATDHGGLGFGLKWNMGWMHDSLVYVSKEPVHRKYHHNEMTFSMVYAYSENYVLPISHDEVVHGKQALVSKMPGDWWQQRANHRAYLGFMWAHPGKQLLFMGQEFAQGAEWSEGHGPDWWLLDETYEASGDHRGVRTLVGDLNAVYGALPALWQRDTDPAGFSWIDGGAAEDNAFSFVRYDADGSPLIAVSHFSPVVRHDYRIGVPDGPEAWVEIINTDAARYGGSDVRNGEPLKPEAVPAHGRDTSITLTLPPLATVWLRPA, encoded by the coding sequence GTGACCGCCCGCAAGCCGTCCCGCAAGTCGCCCGAGCCCATCGAGGCCCCGCCCGCGGCAAAGCCGGTGACCACCGAGGTCACGGCGGCCGCCCCGGCCGAGCCCCCCGCCCCGGCCGCGGAGACCGCCGCCGCGGCACCGGCACCGGCCCCCGTCAAGCGCGCCCGCGCCAAGCGGACCACCGCAGCCGCGGGGGCCACCGCGGCCACCGCCACCCCGCCGCGTCCGCGCCGCGGCGGGGGCAGCAGGAACGCGCTGCCCGCGACCGTCCTGGACGACGCGGACCGGGGTCGGCTGCTCGCCGGTGAGCACCACGACCCGCACGGCGTCCTGGGCGCGCACCCGGTCACGGGCGGGGTGCTCTTCCGGGCCCTGCGGCCCTTCGCCCGCTCGGTGGCCGTCCTGGCCGGAGGCAAGCGCGCCGAACTCCAGAGCGACGGGGACGGCTTCTTCTCCGGTGTCCTCCCGATGCCCGCCGTGCCCGACGCCTACCGCCTGCAGGTCGCCTACGACGACAACACGATCGAGGTCGACGACCCGTACCGCTTCCTGCCCGCCATCGGCGAGCTGGACCTCCACCTGGTCGGTGAGGGCCGGCACGAGGAGCTCTGGAAGGCGCTCGGGTCCGCGCCCATGGAGCACCAGGGCGTCCAGGGCACCCGCTTCACGGTCTGGGCCCCGAACGCCCGGGGAGTCCGCGTCACGGGCGACTTCAACTACTGGGACGGCACCGCCTTCCCCATGCGCTCGCTCGGTTCCTCCGGCATCTGGGAGCTGTTCCTCCCGGGCGTGGGCGAGGGCGCGGCCTATAAGTACGACATCTGCCGGCCCGACGGGTCGCACACCCAGCGGGCCGACCCGATGGCCCGGCACACCGAGGTGCCTCCCGCCACCGCCTCGGTGGTCACGGCGTCCCACCACGAGTGGACGGACGCCGACTGGATGGCGCACCGGGGCGACCGCCCCGTCCACGAGTCGCCGTTCTCGGTGTACGAGGTCCACCTGCCGTCATGGCGGCCGGGGCTGACGTACCGCCAGCTCGCCGCACAGCTCCCCGCGTACGTCCGCGAGCTGGGCTTCACTCACGTGGAGCTGATGCCGGTGTCGGAGCACCCGTTCGGCGGCTCGTGGGGCTACCAGGTCACGGGCTTCTTCGCCCCGACGTCCCGGATGGGCACCCCCGACGACTTCCGCTTCCTCGTCGACGCGCTGCACGCCGCGGGCATCGGGGTCCTCATGGACTGGGTGCCGGCGCACTTCCCGCGCGACGACTGGGCACTCGCCGAGTTCGACGGGCGGCCGCTGTACGAGCACTCCGACCCGAGGCGGGCCGCGCACCCCGACTGGGGCACCCTGGAGTTCGACTACGGCCGGACGGAGGTCCGCAACTTCCTGGTCGCCAACGCCACGTACTGGTGCGAGGAGTTCCACATCGACGGCCTGCGCGTGGACGCGGTGGCCTCGATGCTCTACCTCGACTACTCCCGCGAGGACGGCCAGTGGTCGCCGAACGAGTTCGGGGGCCGGGAGAACCTGGACGCGGTGGCCTTCCTCCAGGAGATGAACGCGACGGTCTACCGCCGCAACCCCGGCGTCGTCACGATCGCCGAGGAGTCGACCGCCTGGGAGGGGGTCACCCGCGCCACCGACCACGGCGGCCTCGGCTTCGGCCTCAAGTGGAACATGGGCTGGATGCACGACTCCCTGGTCTACGTGTCCAAGGAGCCGGTGCACCGCAAGTACCACCACAACGAGATGACGTTCTCGATGGTGTACGCCTACAGCGAGAACTACGTGCTGCCGATCTCGCACGACGAGGTCGTGCACGGCAAGCAGGCACTGGTCAGCAAGATGCCCGGGGACTGGTGGCAGCAGCGGGCGAACCACCGCGCCTACCTCGGCTTCATGTGGGCGCATCCTGGGAAGCAACTCCTCTTCATGGGACAGGAGTTCGCCCAAGGAGCGGAGTGGTCCGAGGGCCACGGCCCCGACTGGTGGCTGCTCGACGAGACCTACGAGGCCTCCGGTGACCACCGCGGCGTACGCACCCTCGTCGGCGACCTGAACGCGGTGTACGGCGCGCTGCCCGCGCTGTGGCAGCGCGACACCGATCCGGCGGGCTTCTCCTGGATCGACGGCGGCGCGGCGGAGGACAACGCGTTCTCCTTCGTGCGCTACGACGCGGACGGCTCGCCGCTGATCGCCGTCTCCCACTTCTCCCCGGTGGTGCGGCACGACTACCGCATCGGCGTCCCGGACGGCCCGGAGGCCTGGGTGGAGATCATCAACACGGACGCGGCCCGCTACGGCGGGAGCGACGTGCGCAACGGTGAGCCGCTGAAGCCGGAGGCGGTGCCGGCGCACGGCCGGGACACCAGCATCACGCTGACGCTCCCGCCGCTGGCGACGGTCTGGCTGCGGCCCGCCTGA
- a CDS encoding maltokinase N-terminal cap-like domain-containing protein has translation MSEAASTRVALAKSTTSRKTTRRHPASTGTTALLPSLAPLLHEWVPRQRWFAGKGQPVTGFSLVAATEILPLDTAGTGPGLLHLLVRVHQPSARPAQAQAQGDCYQLLLGVRTALPQRLAGARIGQVTEGPLAGRTLYEGMHDPRVADLLLERFRSPGSLGPLRFDRAGPVPPGLSPRVLDTEQSNSSLVYGDALILKIFRRVFPGINPDLELPLALGREGCGRVPAPVAWFEAATGPEPLTLGVLQPFLRGAQDGWQLALAALAAGRDFVPEAHALGRATAEVHTALAAALPTPPLAQDRTRHLVAGMVERLEAAAQAVPALVPYVPGLRTAFDAVAALGDTGGGWAAQRVHGDLHLGQTLRDDDGFWSLIDFEGEPASPLPERRSPQPTVRDVAGMLRSFDYAARSHHPWNPEWAARCRTAYCEGYARAAGTDPRAEPELLRAHETDKAVYEVLYEARHRPDWLPVPMAAIQRLAAAPA, from the coding sequence ATGTCGGAGGCTGCATCCACTCGAGTCGCCCTGGCGAAGAGCACAACATCGAGAAAGACGACAAGACGACACCCGGCGAGCACGGGCACGACCGCCCTGCTGCCGTCCCTCGCGCCGCTCCTCCACGAGTGGGTGCCCCGGCAGCGGTGGTTCGCGGGCAAGGGACAGCCCGTCACCGGGTTCTCGCTGGTGGCCGCGACGGAGATACTGCCGCTGGACACGGCGGGCACGGGACCCGGGCTGCTGCACCTGCTCGTCCGGGTCCACCAGCCGAGCGCACGGCCCGCGCAGGCGCAGGCGCAGGGAGACTGCTACCAGCTCCTGCTCGGCGTGCGCACGGCTCTGCCGCAGCGGCTGGCCGGGGCGCGCATCGGCCAGGTGACCGAAGGGCCGCTGGCCGGGCGCACCCTGTACGAAGGGATGCACGACCCCCGCGTCGCCGACCTTCTGCTGGAACGATTCCGTAGCCCCGGATCCCTCGGCCCCCTCCGCTTCGACCGGGCCGGGCCGGTCCCTCCCGGGCTCAGCCCGCGCGTCCTGGACACCGAGCAGTCCAACTCCTCGCTCGTGTACGGCGACGCGCTCATCCTGAAGATCTTCCGTCGGGTCTTCCCGGGTATCAACCCCGATCTGGAGCTGCCGCTCGCGCTCGGCCGCGAGGGCTGCGGCCGGGTCCCTGCCCCGGTCGCCTGGTTCGAGGCGGCCACCGGGCCGGAGCCGCTCACACTCGGCGTGCTTCAGCCGTTCCTGCGGGGCGCGCAGGACGGGTGGCAGCTCGCCCTCGCCGCCCTGGCGGCCGGACGGGACTTCGTCCCCGAGGCGCACGCGCTCGGCCGGGCCACCGCCGAGGTCCACACGGCGCTCGCCGCCGCCCTGCCCACCCCGCCGCTGGCGCAGGACCGGACCCGGCATCTGGTGGCCGGGATGGTGGAACGGCTGGAGGCCGCCGCCCAGGCGGTGCCGGCACTCGTGCCGTACGTACCGGGGCTACGGACCGCCTTCGACGCGGTCGCGGCGCTCGGGGACACGGGCGGCGGCTGGGCAGCCCAGCGGGTCCACGGCGATCTGCACCTGGGCCAGACACTGCGGGACGACGACGGTTTCTGGTCGCTGATCGACTTCGAGGGCGAGCCGGCCAGCCCCCTGCCCGAACGCCGCAGCCCGCAGCCGACGGTGCGCGACGTCGCGGGAATGCTCCGCTCCTTCGACTACGCGGCCCGCTCCCACCACCCGTGGAACCCGGAGTGGGCGGCCCGCTGCCGCACCGCCTACTGCGAGGGCTACGCCCGCGCGGCCGGCACCGATCCGCGCGCCGAGCCGGAACTGCTGCGCGCCCACGAGACCGACAAGGCGGTGTACGAGGTGCTCTACGAAGCCCGGCACCGTCCCGACTGGCTGCCCGTCCCGATGGCCGCCATCCAGCGCCTGGCCGCAGCGCCGGCGTGA
- the treS gene encoding maltose alpha-D-glucosyltransferase — protein sequence MIVNEPVHDLFEDTPAKDRDPDWFKRAVFYEVLVRSFQDSNGDGVGDLKGLTAKLDYLQWLGVDCLWLPPFFKSPLRDGGYDVSDYTAVLPEFGDLADFVEFVDAAHQRGMRVIIDFVMNHTSDQHDWFQQSRTDPDGPYGDYYVWADDDKQFPDARIIFVDTETSNWTFDPVRKQYYWHRFFSHQPDLNYENPAVQEEIISALRFWLDLGIDGFRVDAVPYLYQREGTNCENLPETHDFLKRVRKEIDANYPDTVLLAEANQWPEDVVDYFGDYTGGGDECHMAFHFPVMPRIFMAVRRESRYPVSEILAKTPEIPSGCQWGIFLRNHDELTLEMVTDEERDYMYAEYAKDPRMRANIGIRRRLAPLLDNDRNQIELFTALLLSLPGSPILYYGDEIGMGDNIWLGDRDAVRTPMQWTPDRNAGFSSSDPGRLYLPTIMDPVYGYQVTNVEASMASPSSLLHWTRRMIEIRKQNPAFGLGSYNELPSSNPAVIAFTREYKDDLVMCVHNFSRFAQPTELDLRAFDGRHPVELIGGVRFPAVGQWPYLLTLAGHGFYWFRMRKDAPVG from the coding sequence ATGATCGTCAATGAGCCCGTCCACGACCTGTTCGAGGACACTCCCGCCAAGGACCGCGACCCCGACTGGTTCAAGCGCGCCGTCTTCTACGAGGTACTCGTCCGCTCCTTCCAGGACTCCAACGGGGACGGCGTGGGTGACCTCAAGGGCCTGACCGCCAAGCTGGACTACCTGCAGTGGCTGGGCGTCGACTGCCTGTGGCTGCCGCCGTTCTTCAAGTCCCCGCTGCGAGACGGCGGTTACGACGTCTCCGACTACACCGCAGTGCTTCCGGAGTTCGGCGACCTCGCCGACTTCGTGGAGTTCGTCGACGCCGCGCACCAGCGCGGCATGCGCGTGATCATCGACTTCGTCATGAACCACACGAGCGACCAGCACGACTGGTTCCAGCAGTCGCGGACCGATCCGGACGGACCGTACGGCGACTACTACGTCTGGGCGGACGACGACAAGCAGTTCCCGGACGCGCGGATCATCTTCGTCGACACGGAGACGTCCAACTGGACCTTCGACCCGGTGCGCAAGCAGTACTACTGGCACCGGTTCTTCTCGCACCAGCCCGATCTCAACTACGAGAACCCGGCGGTGCAGGAGGAGATCATCTCGGCCCTGCGCTTCTGGCTGGACCTGGGCATCGACGGGTTCCGCGTGGACGCCGTGCCCTACCTCTACCAGCGCGAGGGCACCAACTGCGAGAACCTCCCGGAGACCCACGACTTCCTCAAGCGGGTCCGCAAGGAGATCGACGCCAACTACCCGGACACGGTGCTGCTGGCCGAGGCCAACCAGTGGCCCGAGGACGTCGTCGACTACTTCGGCGACTACACCGGGGGCGGCGACGAGTGCCACATGGCGTTCCACTTCCCGGTGATGCCACGGATCTTCATGGCCGTCAGGCGGGAGAGCCGCTATCCCGTCTCCGAGATCCTCGCGAAGACGCCGGAGATCCCGTCGGGCTGCCAGTGGGGCATCTTCCTGCGCAACCACGACGAGCTCACGCTCGAGATGGTGACGGACGAAGAGCGCGACTACATGTACGCGGAGTACGCCAAGGACCCGCGGATGCGCGCCAACATCGGCATCCGCCGCCGGCTCGCCCCGCTCCTGGACAACGACCGCAACCAGATCGAGCTGTTCACGGCGCTGCTGCTGTCCCTGCCCGGTTCCCCGATCCTCTACTACGGGGACGAGATCGGGATGGGCGACAACATCTGGCTGGGCGACCGGGACGCCGTGCGCACCCCGATGCAGTGGACGCCGGACCGCAACGCGGGTTTCTCGTCCAGCGACCCGGGGCGGCTCTACCTTCCCACCATCATGGACCCGGTCTACGGCTACCAGGTCACCAACGTCGAGGCGTCCATGGCCTCGCCGTCGTCGCTGCTGCACTGGACGCGGCGGATGATCGAGATCCGCAAGCAGAACCCGGCGTTCGGCCTCGGCTCGTACAACGAGCTGCCGTCGTCGAACCCCGCGGTGATCGCGTTCACGCGTGAGTACAAGGACGATCTCGTCATGTGCGTCCACAACTTCTCGCGGTTCGCACAGCCGACGGAACTCGATCTGCGGGCCTTCGACGGGCGTCATCCGGTGGAGCTGATCGGCGGGGTGCGCTTCCCGGCCGTCGGCCAGTGGCCCTACCTGCTGACACTCGCGGGCCACGGTTTCTACTGGTTCCGCATGCGCAAGGACGCCCCGGTCGGCTGA